tatatatatatatatatatatatatatatatatatataatcgattgagagagtttagagaaatatattttcaagtttctatgaaataataaaacctattgaattctatttataatagatttttgaattattaaagtgaattattaaagtatgaattgttaaagtgaattattaaagtgaattattaaagtatgaattattaaagtgaattactaaagtatgaattattaaagtatgaattattaaagttaaagtaaagtaaaagtaaagtaaatgtaaagttaaagtatagtaaaagtataaaaactatgtatgtataatacgcgtataaatatatataatattaatttaaatcgttatatatatttaatgaaataaaatataaatatcgttatatttattatactggttaagtaatgagttgtcaaaagtgattctagatatttataaaagttatatacgttttaataataaagttctttttaaactgaaaacgtctttgtacgtttgaaaatagattaatagaatattatggaaaccaattctctactaacttttgtctaactttcgtaaatgatactttttatttttatttataaatagctttacaaattattctgaatatcgttaagaggaatagattttctcaaattatagtggacctctcaacagagacttgtaatcataattcaatgtttctgataattcaatcatttaatatatatattttttaatttcgtcgaaaatcatattgaaacaaatatgttcgtgtaaagtattatacgtttaatactttattaatattctcaagttataatatatatatatacatatacatatctatttatatataacggttcgtgaatcgtcagaatttggtcgaggatataatgaatgtatgaacacagtttaaaattcttgagatttaacttaacaaactttgcttatcgtgtcggaataatataaagattaaagtttaaatttggtcgaaaattttcgggtcgtcacatcttaAGAATGGTTTAATGTTGTTAAAGAACAATGAGCATATGAATGTAATGTATGATATTGCCTACTGCTATGGTAAAGTTGATATCGATGTTGATCATTACATTGATAGCTTAAGTGAGTTTATAATCAAAGGTGATGATATGACCTTTGAGGAAGAAGTAGTAGAGAATGAAATGATAAATGTTAGTAACTTATATGAGAAATCAGTGGAGTTAGAGGAAAGTAAGTTAGATGACAAACCAATTGAGTTAGAGGAAAGTAAGTTAGATGACAAACCAATTGAGTTAGAGGAAAGTAAGTTGGATAATGAAACTAAATTATCAGATGGGGGAACTGAAGAAAGTGAGGGCATACACTACCTATCTTAAACCAGTAGGTGGAATGACAAATTGGGTACCAAATCAACAGAACAAGCTTTTACCACCACCAACTAGAACCATGCCAGGAAGaccaaaaagaaaaagaagaagagctGTGCATGAAGGTGGTAGTGGGGTTAGGGTATCAAAGGTTGGTGCTGTAAAGACTTGTAAAAACTACTTAGAAGCTGGGCATAATATAAGAGGGTGTAAAAATGCTCCAAAACAGAAGGAAGTAGCAGTTTCTAAACATGTTGGAAGACCAAGGAAACAAGGAAGATGAATCTAGTGGTTATGTTGTCTTTTAATTTAGGTTTATGTCTAAAAGCTGTATTGATTAAGTCTTTTTAGAGAGCAGATTAAATCCATGTGTTGTTTTGATGTATTTTGATCTTGGTTGATGTCTTTTGTAACCAATGCACATGTAATGTAATCTGCTATATATTAATGTCTTTTGTAACCAATGTAATGCAATTATCTGCTATATATAATGAAGTCTTTTGTAATGTAATGCAATCTGCACTTTGGTAATCTGCACTTTGCTCAGTTTTATGTAATATACTCATTTTGTACTATGTATTCTGCACTTTTTTGCTCTTTTGTGCTCAGTTTTATGCATAGACAATGTGCTCATTACGTGTTCATTTTTTTGCTGAGTTTGACACATCCAAAATGGTAAAAACCTTTCATTAAGATCAAACATTACAACATTACATCATCATCACAGTTCATCTAGCAATCAAAAAACCTATTGCAATACATAATACAATCACAATTACTCCCATGACTAAAAACAACCTATCATAAAACTCAACCTTGGTCTTCAAACTAGCTACTTCTTGTATGAGTTTAGAATCTTCAACAGGCTGCTTTCGAGGTTCATAATTCAAAGTTTGCATATGCAGTTCGTATAGAAGATCTTTGTAGTGTTGATTAGGAAGCCCATCATCAAGAAACATGAAAACCTTACACTTTCTTTGTTTATCCTGCAGAAGAAAGCTTCAATTGAAAAAAATTCAAAATCTTAAAATTAGGGCAAAATTGAACACTTACATAAATTGGACAGCCAACAAATCTCCTTCCTGGGTTAGATCGAGTCCAAGCTATTCGTTCCTCTAAACGATACCCACAATCACAGTACTTTCTTCCTGGATTTCGATTTGTGTTGATTGAAGATGAAGAACGAGCAGACATGTTGAGTTTGGGAATATGGCTGCTGCTATGTGTGTTAAATTAGGGTTATTTAAAGGGAAAATGGTCAAACATAAGTCTATGACTTGTTACACGTAAGCTTCTAACCGGTTTCAGGTCATTTAGAGCATACAATAGGATAAAATAATTAGTTGAGTGCATACAATAGTAACATTGAAAGTTGGATGCATATAATAGGAAATGAGTGAAAGTTCAATGTATTTTTAAACAATTTTCTCAAAAAAAATtcggagaattttttttttttgaaatttttcttTTGAaatttttcttttttaaaaaagaaaaattttaaatttttttcaatcacatatgatttttaCGCTACATGTCACGCTCTCATTAGTTCCTCGGATATCAAGCAAATTAATGGACGAAACGATTACAAACTCTTAAACTTTACCTAAACATTTTTCTCCATCAACgttccaaaccctaattttgaatcCAACACTCCTCCAGTTTCTAGGGTTTTAGAATACCATATCCGGGGATTCAATCAAATTGGGGCAATCAAAATGAGTTCAAGCATTCACAGAACCCCCAAATCAACAACCGGTAAGCAATCGCTATTCTTCAACGATTTATCCACACCGGTAACGAACCGTCGTAGCGGATCCGGTAAATTCACAACTCCCGGTCAAGACGCCGCTGTTTCCGCTTTATGGCGTGAAAATTTTGCCACGTCAGATCTCCCACCTCCACCTATCTCCACTCTTGAAGACCGATCCGATTTCTCACCCGAATCCGGTATCCAGGACTATCCACTTAACTCACCCGAACCTAATTCAAACCCTAGAACTCCCGCCCGAACTCCTTCCAATAAATTGTTCTCCGAAAGCCCTAATACTGCTACTAATAAACCTAATAGTGCGAATAATCCAAACCCTAGCACATCGGCGTATTCGTTGTTTGGGAATCAGCAGCAATCGCAGGGTTTACAGAGTCCGGGTGCGAATTCGAGCTGGTGGTCAGCTGGAGGGAAGGGTGATAGTGTGGGTGATGAAAAAGGGaagggttcgggttcgggttcgcCTGTCGATGGTGTGGTGCACCGGCAGCCTGCGGCTTTGATTACGTTACCACCACCTAGGGAGGTTGCCAGACCTGAGATACAGCGGAATTCGGTGCCTGTGGGTGCGGTTGATGAGGAAGAATGGGTTACTGTTTATGGGTAATTAACTAACTGAACTTGTTATTTGTTGTTGAATAGTGTGTATATGTTTGCTTGGTTGTTGTATGATGGTGAATATATGATGCTATGTATGTACTTCATGTTAGAGTAATGGTAGGACGTTAATGGTAGGACGTTAATGGGTAGAACTACTTGTATAGACGATTAATCTTACTGTATTTGCTGTTGTATGTGTATTGAGCTTCCTAAAACTTGCTATTACCTGGTGACCTCTTCATTGAGTGACTGGATATTTGAAATATGGTGGCTATATACGATGCTAGAGTATATCTTTAGTTTACATGTAATGAGCGGTGGCATATACATGAAATCCAAATTAGCGAAGTTTTGTGAAGTTTTATGCATACAACAGGACATTCTTAAGCTCGGTAAGCACAACATCAAAATTTGATAAATTGGATACACTATGGTGTAATTTGCTCTTATAGTTATCTGCACTAAAATATATTATATCGTTTGAAATTGATGAGCTATTCCTTTCATCTCTTTTGCTGTATGGTTGGACAAGTTTTCTAACATGAGGAGCCATGGTTTAAATCTCAGATATTTATGAAGTAAATAGAATACCGCACCTTAATTACAGACAAATATTGTCATGTAATGTATTTGGAAGGAGTCGTAGTGTAATGTTGAAGTCCGGTTCATGTTGCTTTTTATTAATATGATGTATAATGTTTGAAAAGTCTTTTGTTCATTTTGTTCTGTGGCTGACATATCAGTATCTTATTCTTACATGCATATCAGTATCTTATTCTTACATGCACATTTGGTTGCATATGCAATTATCCATTGTGATTTGTTCTCTTGTGGCGACTATGATTAGCTCTGCAGCTCGGTTTTTGTTCAAGACGTACTGCCTATTAAGCAAATAGTTAACATCAAGAACTCTCCATTCATTCCTTATCTTATAGGTCGATTATTAAATAATTTACTGTGCTTTCACAGGTTTTCACCAGCGGACACGAATTTAGTTCTTCGTGAGTTTGAAAAATGTGGTATGATTCTCAAACACATTCCTGGTCCAAGAGATTCTAACTGGATGCACATTCTTTATCAGGTTATTTCTGCATTCTTTAGTTGAAAACTCTGGTCTTTTTCCTGGTATTTTTATCATTTGGTTTCGTTTATTTATGTATTAATTGTATTAATTCTACCTCCTTTTTCTGGGTGGCCTGTCAAAATATCCTTGGGTTGAAACTAGTCTTTCAGTACTATACAGTATAGGATCACCGACTGGTGTTAAGGCTGACTGGCAAATGTTTTTTGTCCGCCTTATGtattactctaagatatgaattctaAATTAATTTCTACAAAAGTATATGATCCTAATCTTTGATGGTCCAACTCATTTGACTGTCCCTTTTGGCTAAAATAATGTATCAGCGTGTTTGGACGTTACACTAAGTTGACATATTTAAAACCGCACCTTAAGCCGACCCATTTAAAAGCAAATAGTCAATATGGTCGCCTGTAGTTTCGACATGACACTGAGATACGAGAGCACcaagtaaatataataatagttCTAGAGTAAAGCATGCTATCTGTTTACTTTATATGCACGTAACTTTCAGGATAGTGTTTGATACTCTTCATGATGTGTTAGAAGGATTTCATGACGTGTTTTACTGCTAGTCAAAGATGAACTTTCTCTTATCTAATATATACTTGTTACTAGTTACATAATAAAAAAAGTATTGTAGCTTAAATCAACGTTATGTAATCTACTAATGATTAGTAATAACAGTCAACTAATGATTAATTGTGACTAGGTTTCTTAATTTTAGACACTTAAATAAGGAAATATAGTAGTATAGGGATCAAATATGATCAGTGAGATATATTccatctgttttttttttctttctttttttctattTCATTTTTTTGCTGACTTACATATAAAATATGAAATGCAGCTTTAACGTTTTGATTAATTTAATTGATCTTTTATATTTGTAAATTATAGTAACTGTTGCAATTCTTAGATTGCATGACTGCTTGATGCCAGACCTAAGTAACTGTGGACACATATTCAAGATTTCATGTCAATGTCTGCCTCTTGTATTGCTTGCTTAACAATCAAACATCCATCCATAATGTTGTTAAAACTTGAAAGTAATATTAGGAAGTGGTGAAAATCATCCCTCAAATGATTTGGGTAATGTGAAATGCATGTGTTTTGCACGAGTAACATTATTTCAGAGTTGTTTTCCCAAGTGATGTCAACTCTTAAATGTGCATTTTAATAGTAAGTAGAATTTCACGTTCGTTGTTTTGTTGATAATTAATACAGAGTAGATTTGATGCTCAAAAGGCTCTCAGCAAAAACGGGATGCAACTAAATGGAGCTCTGATAATTGGAGTGAAACCAGTGGATCCAATTCTACGTCAGTCTCTTACTGATAGACAACACAATCAAGGATTCATGCctctaccaccaccaacaaccgccCGAAAATCAGACCCAATTGCCTTTAATGCATCTGCCCGCTCTTATCATCAAAACGGTAACACCAATACCTCCCAATCTACTGGTACCATGGCTTCCCCTGCTAAATCAGTCGTCTCCAAAATTGTGGACTTAATGTTTGGCTTGTAGCTGAGTTATGTCTTCTCATTGGCTAAAATTTCGCTAGAAATATAAATTTGGCATCTTTTATTAAGATGTAATTGGTATTGTTAGAAAATTTATGCTAATTAGAGGTATAGAGATTTTGTAAAAGCATTTTCATCGGTATTGACATATTCGGCCTTTTTAAATTTTCCCAATTGTTTATTGTATGTTTGAATCATCAAGCCCTATGTTGGATATTTGTGCAAGTGTTTTCCCAATTTATATTATGTTGGGCTTATGTGGTTGTTTATTGAGGTCATTTTGGGCTATTTTTCATGTGTTTTCGTTAGGGTTGTGTCCGAATTGGGTTTGGATTAATCAACTTTTTATTAAAAGCCAATTTAGGAACATCTTGTTTTGCTCTCAGTTCCTATGCGTGTATTGTTGTGCCTATTGTAGTTAAACGATACTAATACTATATGCAAATCCTATTATTATTTGGACAAGCTAATTTATTGGTAATGTTATTAGCTATTAATTAGTTTATTAGAAGTAGCTTTTCAATTATTCACGTAAACCTAAAACAACTGTTTTCATTTTGGGCCTAATGAAGCtatacctaaaaaaaaataaaaatcaaaagtgaaaatatacttatttccaaatatatacggagtactatataGTGATAGttgttataattatatataatataatatgtatagAAAGTCATAAATGGAATGcatgttataataatatatatataagtatagaaAGTCATAAATGGATGGCAATTTTAGTAGTATAAATACATGATAGATCAATCATGAAAATGGTACCAGTTCTTCAATTTACTTCCTAATATATATACTCACTTTTGATCTTATATAATACTAGAAATATTTGGTAGAAGTTTAGGCCATAATAGTTGTTAAATACAactaaattacaacacgttatcagcacgaagtgctccgtataatcaaggtttatctaagcaagtacaaagtcactaatcaaggcaagtgttcaagtccggcagtacgctgcttcggaccggtgaaccctgggaacagacgcagaatctgtttaagggaattgtgtcaaacacaatcccagttcaaccttcaattcggttagatcgttctatcattcttattattacgtttgtgataatatgcataattgtttcagtttcgtatacatattttcctacaaacttaaacagattcgAATACGAAACTGGCATATTTATGTTATAATAGAATTATTTCTTCCTATCATCGATTATGCCTGCTGTTTATATATTATGATAATTTTGTTGCTTGCTGACTTATATGTCTATAGTGTATGTTCCTCTTCGAATGGTTAGAAAGAATTATATTAAACTTTCTCATGTTTAGTTTAATTCTAACTAGATGAATTATACGTACAATATTTTTGACATCTTGCTTTGAATTATGATGATATAACCTGGTATGTTAGATATGTTATGGATTCGTTGTGGTTTTAAAACATTATTTAAAAACCATGTAATACTTAAAAGAATCTTATGTCATAGATAGATTTTGTATGTTCATGGAAATTATGTGATGTATTTATTTGAACTATATggattatttatattttcataaggataagGATAGTTGTTGATCATGAATCTTttctaaaattaaaatataatcgtTAAATGCATCATCTTCCTATGAAACTAGTTATAAAGTTTTAATGAGTTACCTTTATATAAGGGTTTAtgagtggatatatatatatatatatatatatatatatatatatatatatatatatatatatatatatatatatatatatatatatatatatatatatatatatatattgctttatatattaaaataaatcttGTTGTATAC
This genomic window from Rutidosis leptorrhynchoides isolate AG116_Rl617_1_P2 chromosome 2, CSIRO_AGI_Rlap_v1, whole genome shotgun sequence contains:
- the LOC139892689 gene encoding nuclear pore complex protein NUP35-like, which gives rise to MSSSIHRTPKSTTGKQSLFFNDLSTPVTNRRSGSGKFTTPGQDAAVSALWRENFATSDLPPPPISTLEDRSDFSPESGIQDYPLNSPEPNSNPRTPARTPSNKLFSESPNTATNKPNSANNPNPSTSAYSLFGNQQQSQGLQSPGANSSWWSAGGKGDSVGDEKGKGSGSGSPVDGVVHRQPAALITLPPPREVARPEIQRNSVPVGAVDEEEWVTVYGFSPADTNLVLREFEKCGMILKHIPGPRDSNWMHILYQSRFDAQKALSKNGMQLNGALIIGVKPVDPILRQSLTDRQHNQGFMPLPPPTTARKSDPIAFNASARSYHQNGNTNTSQSTGTMASPAKSVVSKIVDLMFGL